CCATTACATTCAGTGTTGAGAGGTTCAGTTACAGACGGACACATTGAGGAAGGTCACGTATAAATAACCGACATAGGCGGTCCAGTTCACCATGGTTACTTTCACTTTAGTGCCCATCGCAGATTCATGAAgtgttactgcacagaaggaggtcatttgatccATGGTGTCtgaaccggctctccaaatgagaatcATGATTtagggccattcccctgccttttaaccgcacccctgcacattgttgTACATTCCCGCAGAAACGTGGCAGCCTCCACTGTGTCTGAGCTAATTCCACATCAGAAAGAAAGTCCTGAACATGTCCAGTTAATTGTGGTTAACTTGAGCTTGGGAGGAAAGTTCAGCAAGTCTCCGATCCATGTTCAGAAATCAGGTTAGTccagagcccgggggggggggggggggggatcagtgtgagcgGATCCAATTCAGTGATAAGAAATCAGTGTGTCGATATCTATTTCAGTTTTATTAACGCGCACCGCGCTCATTATAGTAACAGGTAACGGAGAAGAGGAAGCTTATTTCCTCTATAATTTACACAGTTTGGCAATCTGCGGAGTGGGGGAGATTACATCCCCAAATATTAAATTGCTGTTTGGAATAACCTCTGGTTGCCTTCCTTAAGATCTGAGCACATAATTTCCCTGAAGAAAAGACGCTTTTTATGGGGTTTACTAGTCGTTGCCATCGGCCAGAATAAATTACTTTGCTGAAGCCGGGTAGAGACACAGAGTTCTGCTGGCAGCGGGAAAATGgagttcgggtaaaatcctgctgcttgtccctctctcacccactgtggagccaggcaagaaataatctcattcaaaacttgtggaagtgtcacaaggctgtgagatgacgtgttgtgttaatgttgcctcataattacagatgagtacgttttaatgttcctgcccagtgtgaaacaaGGGAGTTTGtatatgttcagcaaacgtgatggtttcacttcagaaaaagatcaacaaaaattggaaactattctaattttgatcaaaacttaattgcgaaaaaGATTAACTATCAATGTTTTCAAAAATTGAAGTGTGTTATTTCCAATTActgatgaatgtccgccggatgttgtgttgtcagtttcacaggggccacagtgataaggttggtgggtttaggaaattggaagttacacatgagcagcttttgagactatttcacctcactgtcgatttcatgttacagggaacaacaatcggtgttgtgattggctgaagatgtcacttgtgttcattttaaacatgtaattttgtatacttctaatgaaaactcggaaatcaaaataaaaggtgagtgatgTACTGTCAACCCGGGTTAAAACTTTCCTggtcagtttccctggtggtctagtggttaggattcggccctttcaccgccgcggcccgggttccattcccggtcagggaatgatgaattattgttgtccaccaaaaccttcaatgaagctgaatcgcagtttcatagaaaaggggcgaaattctccggaaacggcgcgatgtccgccgactggtgcccaaaacggcgcaaatcagacgggcatcgcgccgccccaaaggtgcggaatgctccgcatcttggggggccaagccccaatattgaggggctaggcccgcgccggaggaatttccgccccgccagctggcggggcaccaaaggccttttccgccagctggcggggcggaaattcctccgggaaTTCCTCCGGGAACAGATGACGTGttctgttaatgtttaacaacaaatctgaACCAGGAaactttgcctcataattacagatgagtaagttttaatgtttCTGCACggtatgaaacaggggagtttgtgcatgttcagcaaacgtgatagttttacttgagaaaaagatcaacaaaattTTAGAAACtattcaaattttgatcaaaacctaATTGCGAAAAAGATTAACTATCAATGTTTTGGAATTTGAAATGTGATATTTCAAATTActgatgaatgtccgccggatgtcGTGTTGCAAGTTTCACAGGAACCACagtcagtggcggacctacatttttggggccctgaagcttgaactgttatgggggcaaccagcaacgaggtctgggtaaccactgttatcttcttcaatggggttgttcctcgacagatcaccacaatttcTTAAAACTTTAACCACtatatctcagattttgattaaaattgctatactggattatctcacatgtcaaagtcactggtgtgaataaaaaattcctatgcttatagttttcgagttatggtgggatgaaaattagggaaatgttatatacatgcatgatgcatcatagaatgatgaaataaaacatagaaaagaccacggtcaatataatcttttattttagacacctatgagaatacatactacatgaagcacattttacaaaataatcttttttctgttttttctagcaacatatttacGTACagctttgtcatatgagagcttccttgcaatgttattttctagagacaatatgcataaagaatttaagtgctcttcagtcatggtagaccaaaatttgttctttataaatgatagctttgaaaaattccattCTGCTTCATAGCTCGTGATCTGCTTcatagctcgtgataggcattgtaaagtacagcttaagcacagtagtaacattgaggaacacttcaatgaggtgttgctcacaaataagctgaagaacttgtgcgcattgcattttagatggcgtgtttgcttctgtgtgctgggatttcctaaggtgcaaatattctttgaactgataacacttgtttactaatttgtggtcaatatcatctttgtaatacgatattataagtttaatactgtcctcatcaatttcagaatcgtTCACCATTCTGAGAGGAACtctaaccttttcgcaatctgctcatatgggtcaatcctcttgcgtaactggattatcaagcagccatagagttgatatagaacttctatcctaaatttgtaagctcctctcaaagaagcaataccacttgttccatctcaaaatttccttgtaacaatgcgtttggaagcatcagaataacttgtgtGATATCTTCACactaaccttttgcttctgattcatagtgtgcaatcctatcggctgaattttctctgagttctttaacaaacgaaagtaaagatgatagcagaagataaccttcaaatacatgtctataatgaacattggtgctgtgagacctgtgccACTGACTCTACAataaacactggtacagtgagacctgtatctctgactctataatgaacattggtacagtgacacCTGTCTGTATAATGTTTCACCGGATACATTGTGGTTTGCTCTCACGCACAGGACTGCAAAGGTTTTTTTTCTTTTGTCTGTTTATCATTGATTGTCAAGTGCAGCAATCATAACATGTTACGGCAAACCTGAAAACTCATGAAACAAAAGCAGAGGCTGCATGGGCTACCGTACAGACTCACAACATCCCAAGTGCCGGAGAGCAAAATGAAATATGTGCATTCAAAAACATATCTCGGCATATTGGAGCTGACAGCACAGGACCAGGGTGTCAGCACAGCACATCGCACTTGTGTACGAATTAGACAGCAACAGAGAGTTCTGCTGGTAAAAACTGAGATGaaggctgggagagtgaaatagcaaACCGGCAAAGGGGGGCATCTGAATTCACACCGTGAGTTCCCAGGCTGAGTGAGCTTTGCGTTTCAAAGAAGGCAGAGAAAGGGCCTTGGGACAGAATGTATCAACACTATGGCTGAAGACAAAACTAGCAAAGCAGGGCGCCAGTGTTTGTGCTGAGGTTTGGAGCCAGCTCTTTCTCATTCCTCCGATACACAGCTGCAAAATATGTGACCCGAGTGAAACTGACCAAGTGAAGAGTGCATGAGGGGAGAGCAGTCCCGTGAGCCAGGCCACATCAGCATTCTTTGAatacccaatcacacacacactggcattaaTCCAAACACTTACGCGGGGTGACACTCTTCATCGAGACACAGCTACATTAGGAAGAGGAGGCAAATTTTGATCCTCAGCATTTCCTGATCGCATTTTTGCAGCAGAATAATCACTTTCCTTTTAACCTGGGACCCAGCACTGACTTATCTGCTTTAGTGAAGTCCTGCCAATTAATTTATGACTGCTttgtaaagtcgcttctggggcccctctgggattaggggccctgaatctGAAGCTTCATTAGTCTCATAGTAGATCCACccctgccctgagaggatcaacgttagggttcgttcggaggtggcagccgtttatcgacttcttcagagaaaactaaactgtcagcagaggcaataaaggggagggtgggggtgatgggatgggggggggggggggggaggggggggagagttaggctattttgtgtcCAGATAAGGCGggagcagtgggagatggaggcaTGTTTAcacactgaactatgtttacatttgtattgcttattgttataaaagcataaatgccttaataaaatatttttaaaactttgcccctcgcaccttaaacctatgtcatctggtaattgacttttccaacctgggaaaaagcttcggactatccactctgtccgtgccactcagaattttgtaaacttttatcaggtcgtccctcatccTCCATCACtcgaatgaaaacaatccgagtttatccaacctctcctgacagctaataccctccaggccaggcaacatcctggtaaacctcctctgtactctctccaaagcctccacatccttttggtaatgtggtgaccagaattgtaggcaatattccacgtgtggcctaactaaggctctgtactgctgcagcatgacttgctcaattttcatactcaatgccccgaccaatgaagacaagcatgccgtctgccttcttagctccttatccacctgcgttgccactttcagtggtaTGTTTAttataatttcccaatctaccagacaacttgcccctcataccatgacagtttccttctgcgagaaacacccagataaattagacagaagaaccctgtaaccaccatagcccatcttcatggcaatgtggctgctttgggaactaaatatcttccaacgtgcaaacaccttttcattctgtgctcctcgtcaaacttggaaccaggtaatcgcaacgaggctcaaaaatggtcagcccaccggaggcagaggtgttagaccggccagtccatcagaaagaaaccctccaatcatcaccattcaccagatgtcagaatgaacaaaatgcagtcctggatgtcagtgagagcagaaacaataacaacggcgtcaacatctgtaatttattgtgaacttgttggagtcacaacacgtgtgatgaatcacaaaacccttccccacattgagagcagatgaatggtctctccccagaattaactcgctagtgtctccgtagttgggacggatcattgaatgtctcccctgctcagagcaggtgaatggcctcttccaggtgtgaattcaccagtgttcctgcagggtgtatggatatctgaatcccttctctcactaagagcaggttaacgccttctccctgtgtgaactcgctggtgcctctgcaggttggataaccgagtgaatcccttcccacactgagaacaggtgaacggcctctcccctgtgtgaactcgctgatgtgtccgcaggATCGATGAAGtaataaatcccttctcacactgagagctggtgaacggcctctccccagagtgaacacgctggtgtttccgcaggtgggataaccgagtgaatcccttctcacaatgagagcagttgaacggcctctccctagtgtgaactcgctggtgtctctgcagggcggataactgagtgaagcccttcgcacactgagagcaggtgaacggcctctccccagtgtgaactcgctgatgtgtctgcagggtgtatggctatctgaatcccttctctcacgaagagcaggttaacgccatctccctgtgtgaacacgctggtgcctctgcaggttggataaccaaattaatcccttcccacactaagagcaggtgaacggcttctccccagtgtgaactcgctgatgtatccgcagtttcgatgaagtaatgaatcccttctcacactgagagcaggtgaacggcctctccccagtgtgaattcgctgatgtatccgcaggacggatgattgagtgaatcccttcccacactgagagcaagtgaacggcctctccccagtgtgaactcgctggtgtgtctgcagattggatgattgagtgaatcccttcccacactgagagcaggtgaacggcttctccccagtgtgaactcgctggtgtgtctgcaggatgtataaccgagtgaatcccttctcacactgagagcagatgaacggcctctccccagtgtgaactcgctggtgtgtctgcagggtggataactgagtgaatcccttcccacactgagagcaggtgaacggcctctccccagtgtgaatttgctggtgtgtccgtaggttggataaccaagtgaatcccttctcacactgacagcaggtgaacggcctctccccagtgtgaactcgctggtgattccgcaggctggataactcagcaaatcccttctcacacacagagcaggtgaacggcctctccccagtgtgaatgcgccgatgaaccTCCAGCTTAGATgggaccctgaatcccttcccacagtccccacatttccacggtttctccatgttttgggtgtcctcgtgtctctccaggtttgactaTCAGTTGAAGCCTTTTATTTCTCACAAATATTCTCCTTCTAGAtacaaagtccggtgatattcagttccaaggaattgagagactcagccagattgagacgtgaagtatgagatttctgtctgtaattcctcctcttctaatatcctgtaaaaacaatttacaaaagacatcactgtcagtacaggacagaaattcagaacagaaagTTCCAGtttctagagaacattctttcctctctcattccccaaaagatgtaaatctccgtcccacacactctccctccattctcactctgctgtatctaatattcatcctcccaattctcctgacggtgctgattcaggctgattgacagatccatgctcactgcttcctgtcctgaacacagagatcataacaaatacgagctgcagttggccattcggcccatcgagcctgctcatctattctgtgggatcattggccgatctatgtcagcgacattctccgtgttattgaccagaggctgagtgagctgactcaatatctgtgagctcatgaagccgagctgtaaaacaccatgaagaggctcgatgatccggaggagagaatcctgaacgttgagcaagatgcctcctcggcggAGGCACAAATTCAATCCTTGGAAACCGGCCAAGTGATGTGGGGgactcctggagaacttggagaaccgagggtcagagaaagaacattcgagtcgtcggcctgccagaaggtgtggagggtgaggctcctgttcggttcttcgaggaccggctgccacgttttctcaagctggatgtgaagcctgggtgtttccaattagaaagggcatcagatcctgtctttgaggctgagggatagttttcatcccaggcctgtaatcattcacttccacaacttgaaagattaccagagggtcctggagaagGGTCAGGTGAGGTGAGACCtggctcccacctcaccttacagtgaattatgtcgctttatcctgtgaccctgaaaattgtatccgacaactTCGTCAAGTCCTTCGATAATCCGACTACTGCATTGGCCTTCGCTAAATCCATGAAACGCATGAATTTGGAggaatggtttgcagctcggactaacacaggctctaatccggactctttcctatcatggtgttgttgtctgaatttgttatattttatcctgttgaagggagttgttattctgtgagcgccgaCTGAATGTCTTCTTCTCCTCAAGTGTTGCAGGGACTTGGATTATCTTATCTAGGGTCGTGTCTTTCTATTATTATCCAAGCGTTAaccatggcagaaccgagtggtgccattgccgaagggtgggtggtggtggatgcaggtcttcatGGGTGGGTCTAAAATGCGGGATGGACAttcaatccccattcccttgttggcccttttgttctcctcattttggagaaggtatcctgagggtaatgacagtctggccgtggggttaatcctccgggtcctcagtcttgttGAGAAATgttcccttggatctattgtggtggttattcttttgtatttttgttattatgggagggtttatgtgttgttgactttatcctactctggtacagatggGGTTATCAtcagtgaaaggagcagtttggggagactttggtgcctccgatgtaaagtgagttggaggagggggtaatgggggcACGCTCGATTAtaggtgaaaatctgttcctgttctctctgtcgcctaactaatggcggacgtaaatctgcaaattttctcaggaaatttacggggcatccatcaccctatcagagggaaaaagatcctctcctttcttaaggagaaagtcgacatagctttattataggaaactcatctggatgatgaggaataCTTTAAATTGAGGCAGGATTGGGTGGGCCACGTTTTTTGCCTCCGTTTCGTCAAGTAGCAAGGGTGTGGCAatgcttattaataaaaatatcacttttaaggttgaaacctgcaccaaggacaaaggaggtagatatgtgataaTTAGAGGTTCGGTGAATGGAggtgttgtttcaataatgaatgtttatggatccccgaattGCTCCCCCGAGTTCATTATAAAGGATTTTGAAGTTAGCTTCAattaactcttttgtggttggtgacttcaattGCCATTaaatcctctggtagataagctcccggttaccacCAACATCCCCACGCTGCAGGCCTGGGCGTTGGCCTTGGCTTGTAATTTGATGACTGTAGGAATTTCAGAGTTTTTGTATTCTGGGTATGTGGCGCAGTAAGGGCTAAAAGCCTGaattagtgtgtgtgactgctgcagccatgtttctaaaagaaatcctagtttgaaagacaactgggttctggagccagaggtgcaattaaagcatcgtacaaAGTGTGGGCTCATGGTAagttgtttggatgaaggggattccctgtggagttaattagatatcagcttggtaagatgatgtcagttCTGGGAGGAGCCACGGTATCAGGCGTTTTGCATGCAAGAAGTGTTTTAGTTGAGAATTAGTTCAAGATatgagcagaggtcaagcatctcagttcagtctGGAGCTAGATTCGCAGTttatttccaagcagttcagaaggtgagctgaaacaagctcaCGTAGGCagtaggtagcatagtggttagcataattgcttcacacctccagggtcccaggttcgatttccggctgggtcactgtctgtgcggagtctgcacattctccctgtggctgcatgggtttcctccgggtgctccggtttcctcccaccatccaaagctgcgcgggttaggtggattggccatgctaaattgctcttcgtgcccaaaaaggttaagtgggggttatgctGATAGTGTAGATACGTAAgctggagtagggtgctctttgtaagggccggtgcagactcgatggggtgaatggcctccttctgcactgtaaattctatggtctatggtctaagctgaaacaacttcccaagtttcttcatggttctgacaggattgagACCTTGTCTTTAAAGTGGTGACACAAGATC
This portion of the Scyliorhinus torazame isolate Kashiwa2021f chromosome 5, sScyTor2.1, whole genome shotgun sequence genome encodes:
- the LOC140420426 gene encoding uncharacterized protein → MEKPWKCGDCGKGFRVPSKLEVHRRIHTGERPFTCSVCEKGFAELSSLRNHQRVHTGERPFTCCQCEKGFTWLSNLRTHQQIHTGERPFTCSQCGKGFTQLSTLQTHQRVHTGERPFICSQCEKGFTRLYILQTHQRVHTGEKPFTCSQCGKGFTQSSNLQTHQRVHTGERPFTCSQCGKGFTQSSVLRIHQRIHTGERPFTCSQCEKGFITSSKLRIHQRVHTGEKPFTCS